The stretch of DNA TCCCCGACGCAATCAAGCACCAACGATCCGCACAACTGGCTGAAGCATTCCAGCAGATCGCCCAAGAAAACAACAGCCTCTGGATTGGCGATACGGAAACCGTTACCGTAGAAAAGTCCGGCTATCGCAAGGGCACCGTCATCGCCCGCGACGACGCCTACCGTCCGGTAGCCATCCCGGGCGACTATCCGGCAGGCGCCCGCCTTACAGTCCGTATCATAAACGCAGAGGCCTTCGCCTTGATCGGCGAAGACCTCCATTAAAAACGCATCAACGTCAATTAAAGAGTCTTGAAGGCTTGAGTCCTGGGAGCAGCCTTGGGCTTTGTCTTGCCCGGCTGAATCATCAGGACCTTCTCCATTCGGGTTCCATCCATCTTCAGAACGCGGAAAGTATAACCCTTGATGACAACTTCTGCACCAGGAGAAGGAATAATGCCGAGAGTCGCCTGGATCAAGCCAGACAAGGTCTCCACGTGGGAATTCTCGGGAGCTTCCAATTCTACGCCCAGCTCGTATTCCAGATCGGAAAGAGTCATGAGAGGATCAAGAATATATCGGCCGTCCTTCAGCTTCTGCACATCCTCGTCTTCGTCAACGTCATCTTCGTCGCGAATTTCGCCAACGATTTCTTCCAGGATGTCTTCAAGAGTCACAAGGCCTGCGGTTCCGCCGTATTCGTCCACCACAATAGCCAACTGGTTACCGGTCTTACGGAGTTCCGTCAGAAGATCATCAATCTTCTTATGGTAAGGCACGAACACCGGCGGCATCACAATCTTCATAATGTCGAAAGGTTCATCCCGATGCTCTGTGTACCATTCCAGAAAATCTCGGTTGGACAGGGTTCCTACAATGTTATCCACCGTTTCCTTATACACCGGCAAACGGGAATGTCGTTCATTGTTCAAGACCTTTACCAAGTCATCCAAGCTAGTGTTCACATCGATGGCGCACATGTCCACGCGAGGTGTCATAATTTCACGAACCGGAGTCTCCACGAAATCGAAGATGTTCAGAATCATCTGGCGTTCTTCTTTTTCCAGGCCTTCCCCATCGCTACTGTTTTCATCAGACA from Fibrobacter sp. encodes:
- a CDS encoding hemolysin family protein, translating into MDSSESWAIAFLIIFLFTSFSFSLVKAAFSDIYAKRDAKDREGREEKVAALVELGGFNETISIGRIFCNVGSGVLGFYLFDQQTWPWAQDFWFLGLAVYMVVASLCIYTLTVFLANLLGNLKPDTLAIVLIPLYRYIRIPFVIPAKICHAVFLKTLKGMGYDSKLSFLSEERRDAVQADLSDENSSDGEGLEKEERQMILNIFDFVETPVREIMTPRVDMCAIDVNTSLDDLVKVLNNERHSRLPVYKETVDNIVGTLSNRDFLEWYTEHRDEPFDIMKIVMPPVFVPYHKKIDDLLTELRKTGNQLAIVVDEYGGTAGLVTLEDILEEIVGEIRDEDDVDEDEDVQKLKDGRYILDPLMTLSDLEYELGVELEAPENSHVETLSGLIQATLGIIPSPGAEVVIKGYTFRVLKMDGTRMEKVLMIQPGKTKPKAAPRTQAFKTL